The Bombus terrestris chromosome 4, iyBomTerr1.2, whole genome shotgun sequence genome has a window encoding:
- the LOC100648243 gene encoding U4/U6.U5 tri-snRNP-associated protein 2, producing the protein MATSKSGNQQKRKLVIERNNLDEEIAKKAKIIKTNSEAPRLCPYLDTINRQFLDFDFEKLCSVSLSKINVYACLVCGKYFQGRGTNTHAYTHSVAESHHVFLNLHTLKFYCLPDNYEIIDSSLDDIKYVLNPTFDKAQIAQLDKSDKLSRAIDGSLYSPGIVGMNNIKANDYCNVILQALSHVTPLRDFFLRESNYSHVKRPPGDSSYLLVQRFGELMRKLWNPRNFKAHVSPHEMLQAVVLWSKKRFQFTEQGDPIDFLSWFLNALHLALNGTKKRDSSIVYKTFLGHMRIYTRKIPPLELDESQRSELLHTVEYGETVTESPFLYLTCDLPPPPLFKDQFTENIIPQVNLYTLLNKFNAVTEKEYKTYKENFMKRFEITELPPYLILYIKRFTKNTFFVEKNPTIVNFPVKNVDFGDILTPEVKQRHPFTTYDLVANIVHDGEPGQGTYRVHILHRATGQWYELQDLHVTQILPQMITLTEAYIQIYELKNDVYSENGNN; encoded by the exons ATGGCGACAAGTAAATCAGGGAatcaacaaaaaagaaaattagtGATAGAACGAAATAATTTAGATGAAGAAATTGCCA AAAAagctaaaattataaaaacaaattcaGAAGCTCCACGATTGTGCCCTTATTTAGATACAATAAATCGCCAATTTTTAGACTTTGATTTTGAAAAACTATGTTCAGTATCATTGTCAAAAATTAATGTGTATGCTTGTCTTGTATGTGGAAAGTACTTTCAAGGTAGAGGTACAAACACTCATGCATACACACATAGTGTAGCTGAAAGTCATCATGTTTTTTTAAATCTAcatacattaaaattttattgtttacctgacaattatgaaataattg ATTCATCATTGGATGacataaaatatgttttaaatcCAACATTTGATAAAGCACAAATTGCACAATTAGATAAAAGTGATAAATTATCAAGAGCCATAGATGGATCGCTATATTCTCCTGGTATTGTGGGAATGAATAATATTAAAGCAAATGATTATTGTAATGTTATTTTACAA GCACTTTCTCATGTTACACCTTTAAGAGATTTTTTCTTAAGAGAATCTAATTATTCTCATGTCAAAAGGCCACCTGGAGATTCTTCTTATCTTTTAGTTCAACGATTTGGTGAATTAATGAGAAAATTATGGAATCCCCGTAATTTCAAAGCTCATGTCAGTCCACACGAAATGTTACAAGCTGTCGTTTTATGGAGTAAAAAGAGATTTCAATTTACTGAACAGg gTGATCCAATCGATTTTCTTTCATGGTTTTTAAATGCCCTTCATTTAGCATTAAATGGTACAAAAAAGCGTGATTCTAGTATAGTGTATAAAACTTTTTTGGGTCATATGCGGATATATACACGAAAAATACCACCACTTGAGTTGGATGAAAGTCAAAGAAGTGAATTACTTCATACGGTAGAATATGGCGAAACTGTAACAGAAAGCCCATTTTTATATTTGACATGTGATCTTCCACCACCACCTCTTTTCAAAGACCAATTTACTGAAAATATTATTCCTCAA gtcAATTTGTACAcattattgaataaatttaatgCTGTGACTGAGAAAGAGTACAAAacatataaagaaaattttatgaagAGATTTGAAATAACAGAACTTCCCCCTTATCTCatactttatataaaa agATTTACAAAGAACACATTCTTTGTGGAAAAAAATCCCACCATAGTTAATTTCCCAGTTAA AAATGTAGattttggagatattttaacACCTGAAGTAAAACAAAGACATCCATTTACAACATATGATTTAGTAGCAAATATAGTTCACGATGGTGAACCTGGTCAAGGAACGTATAGAGTTCACATTTTACATAGAGCAACTGGTCAGTGGTACGAGTTGCAGGATTTACACGTAACTCAAATTTTGCCACAAATGATAACATTAACTGAAGCATATATACAA aTTTATGAACTAAAAAATGATGTATATTCGGAAAATGGCAACAATTAA
- the LOC100648129 gene encoding zinc finger and SCAN domain-containing protein 12 isoform X2 translates to MAVVEEFDYLCRLCATKTGILMGLPIFEAGDQMRNIDKKIAACLPVQVSMTDQLPKVVCEECAYKLDQLFDFREKCLHTEAVFMEMLKEIAKQEIVRISKRDLEEVEEMKRIQRNIDRIQNNMENVQNHVTPQETAEPTIHTMQVIDEIDLAAGEQVVTQEEMGQQDTDIEVTGIDCLDGDTARMVDEHIREVSNHQIAMHLEGDMTVVGNLTVSGHLSQLGINYVTSINPEDQNRESIVHYCDNVKYESVPIKQEYHRLRDRLTTEDPANVLENNVPHENFAPAQPETGSDIEETRVVENETPRHTTSQTNTMASTSQITTGSPEILVEYTKRAKHALLETALNNPTVDETGSHWYVCPFCNEATLGSNNMIAHFEQYFCCCPCGLYFTSVDALNVHKERCDVYKSKTMDKEKQITEPELVSSQDEVNIEEKKQTTVRQKWTPKVCTQCGKQYRTNYKLQEHMRKHTGEKPFQCVTCEKAFRSKIGLAQHAATHTGQYDYNCSTCGKGFQSKSYLVLHQRVHSDLKPFPCNTCGQHFKTKQSLLDHQNRHLGVKPYVCEICGKGFITKGLCKSHQKIHSGMDNREKPYLCEVCGKGFLTRVDLKIHSTMHTGEKSFKCDMCGKVFARRAALRCHRRLHTGERPYRCDVCGKTFTQFTPMAIHKRLHTGERPYECDACGKTFVSRSTMMCHKKKHHGTAPVQKDEPVPRQNEIKNILPAEIVLRDSQEGIQITAD, encoded by the exons ATGGCCGTCGTCGAGGAATTTGATTATTTATGTCGTTTATGTGCGACCAAAACGGGTATTCTAATGGGATTACCGATCTTCGAAGCCGGCGATCAGATGCGCAACATTGACAAGAAAATAGCCGCATGTTTGCCAGTGCAG GTGTCTATGACTGATCAATTACCAAAAGTGGTATGCGAAGAGTGTGCTTATAAATTGGATCAGCTGTTTGATTTTCGTGAAAAATGTTTACATACTGAGGCAGTATTCATGGAAATGTTAAAAGAAATTGCCAAGCAAGAGATTGTTCGCATATCAAAAAGGGATttggaagaagtagaagaaatgAAGAGGATTCAGAGAAATATTGAcagaatacaaaataatatggaaaacgTACAAAATCATGTAACTCCCCAAGAAACAGCAGAGCCCACTATACATACTATGCAAGTCATAGATGAAATAGATTTGGCAGCTGGTGAACAAGTTGTTACACAAGAAGAAATGGGACAACAAGATACAGATATTGAGGTTACTGGTATCGACTGTTTAGATGGGGATACAGCTAGAATGGTGGATGAACATATACGAGAA GTTTCTAATCATCAAATAGCAATGCATTTGGAGGGTGATATGACTGTAGTTGGAAATTTAACAGTGAGTGGTCATTTGAGTCAATTAGGAATAAATTATGTTACTTCAATAAATCCTGAAGATCAAAATCGAGAATCAATTGTACATTATTGTGATAATGTAAAGTATGAATCAGTACCAATAAAACAAGAATATCATAGGTTGCGAGATAGATTAACTACAGAAGATCCTGCAAATGTACTTGAAAATAAT GTACCACATGAGAATTTTGCTCCTGCTCAACCAGAGACTGGTAGTGATATAGAAGAAACACGTGTAGTTGAAAATGAAACTCCTAGGCATACAACTTCTCAAACAAATACTATGGCATCAACGAGTCAAATAACAACTGGAAGTCCAGAAATTTTAGTAGAATATACAAAAAGAGCCAAACATGCATTATTAGAAACAGCATTAAATAATCCTACAGTTGATGAAACAGGTTCACATTGGTATGTGTGTCCATTTTGTAATGAAGCAACATTAGGTTCGAATAATATGATAGCACATTTTGAACAATATTTTTGCTGTTGTCCTTGTGGTTTATATTTTACAAGTGTAGATGCCTTAAATGTACATAAGGAAAGATGTGatgtatataaaagtaaaacaatggacaaagaaaaacaaatcaCAGAACCTGAATTAGTGTCTTCTCAAGATGAAgtaaatatagaagaaaaaaaacaaacaactgTAAGGCAGAAATGGACTCCAAAAGTTTGCACTCAATGTGGTAAACAGTACAGGacgaattataaattacaagaacATATGCGGAAACATACTGGTGAAAAGCCTTTTCAGTGTGTGACTTGTGAAAAAGCATTTCGTAGTAAAATTGGACTTGCACAACATGCGGCTACACATACAGGGCAATATGATTACAATTGCTCCACATGTGGTAAAGGTTTTCAATCTAAAAGTTATCTTGTTCTTCACCAAAGAGTACATTCAGATTTAAAGCCTTTTCCATGCAACACTTGTGGACAACATTTTAAAACGAAACAATCATTATTAGATCATCAAAATAGACATCTTGGGGTCAAACCATATGTATGTGAAATTTGTGGCAAAGGTTTTATAACCAAAGGACTCTGTAAAAGTCATCAAAAAATACACTCGGGTATGGATAATC GTGAAAAGCCGTATTTGTGTGAAGTTTGTGGTAAAGGATTTTTAACAAGAGTCGATCTTAAAATTCATTCAACAATGCACACGGGAGAAAAAAGCTTTAAATGCGATATGTGCGGGAAAGTATTCGCCAGAAGGGCAGCGTTAAGGTGTCATAGGAGATTGCACACCGGAGAACGGCCTTACAGATGCGATGTATGTGGTAAAACATTCACACAGTTCACTCCTATGGCCATTCATAAAAGATTACATACCGGAGAGCGACCGTATGAATGTGATGCATGTGGCAAAACATTTGTATCGAGATCAACCATGATGTGTCATAAAAAAAAACACCATGGTACAGCACCCGTGCAAAAAGATGAACCAGTTCCTcgtcaaaatgaaataaaaaatatcttaccAGCAGAAATTGTACTCCGAGATTCCCAGGAAGGAATTCAAATTACCGCAGATTGA
- the LOC100648129 gene encoding zinc finger protein 157 isoform X1, protein MAVVEEFDYLCRLCATKTGILMGLPIFEAGDQMRNIDKKIAACLPVQVSMTDQLPKVVCEECAYKLDQLFDFREKCLHTEAVFMEMLKEIAKQEIVRISKRDLEEVEEMKRIQRNIDRIQNNMENVQNHVTPQETAEPTIHTMQVIDEIDLAAGEQVVTQEEMGQQDTDIEVTGIDCLDGDTARMVDEHIREVSNHQIAMHLEGDMTVVGNLTVSGHLSQLGINYVTSINPEDQNRESIVHYCDNVKYESVPIKQEYHRLRDRLTTEDPANVLENNVPHENFAPAQPETGSDIEETRVVENETPRHTTSQTNTMASTSQITTGSPEILVEYTKRAKHALLETALNNPTVDETGSHWYVCPFCNEATLGSNNMIAHFEQYFCCCPCGLYFTSVDALNVHKERCDVYKSKTMDKEKQITEPELVSSQDEVNIEEKKQTTVRQKWTPKVCTQCGKQYRTNYKLQEHMRKHTGEKPFQCVTCEKAFRSKIGLAQHAATHTGQYDYNCSTCGKGFQSKSYLVLHQRVHSDLKPFPCNTCGQHFKTKQSLLDHQNRHLGVKPYVCEICGKGFITKGLCKSHQKIHSGMDNRQYPCVVCNKMFVSKSYLNTHLRIHTGEKPYLCEVCGKGFLTRVDLKIHSTMHTGEKSFKCDMCGKVFARRAALRCHRRLHTGERPYRCDVCGKTFTQFTPMAIHKRLHTGERPYECDACGKTFVSRSTMMCHKKKHHGTAPVQKDEPVPRQNEIKNILPAEIVLRDSQEGIQITAD, encoded by the exons ATGGCCGTCGTCGAGGAATTTGATTATTTATGTCGTTTATGTGCGACCAAAACGGGTATTCTAATGGGATTACCGATCTTCGAAGCCGGCGATCAGATGCGCAACATTGACAAGAAAATAGCCGCATGTTTGCCAGTGCAG GTGTCTATGACTGATCAATTACCAAAAGTGGTATGCGAAGAGTGTGCTTATAAATTGGATCAGCTGTTTGATTTTCGTGAAAAATGTTTACATACTGAGGCAGTATTCATGGAAATGTTAAAAGAAATTGCCAAGCAAGAGATTGTTCGCATATCAAAAAGGGATttggaagaagtagaagaaatgAAGAGGATTCAGAGAAATATTGAcagaatacaaaataatatggaaaacgTACAAAATCATGTAACTCCCCAAGAAACAGCAGAGCCCACTATACATACTATGCAAGTCATAGATGAAATAGATTTGGCAGCTGGTGAACAAGTTGTTACACAAGAAGAAATGGGACAACAAGATACAGATATTGAGGTTACTGGTATCGACTGTTTAGATGGGGATACAGCTAGAATGGTGGATGAACATATACGAGAA GTTTCTAATCATCAAATAGCAATGCATTTGGAGGGTGATATGACTGTAGTTGGAAATTTAACAGTGAGTGGTCATTTGAGTCAATTAGGAATAAATTATGTTACTTCAATAAATCCTGAAGATCAAAATCGAGAATCAATTGTACATTATTGTGATAATGTAAAGTATGAATCAGTACCAATAAAACAAGAATATCATAGGTTGCGAGATAGATTAACTACAGAAGATCCTGCAAATGTACTTGAAAATAAT GTACCACATGAGAATTTTGCTCCTGCTCAACCAGAGACTGGTAGTGATATAGAAGAAACACGTGTAGTTGAAAATGAAACTCCTAGGCATACAACTTCTCAAACAAATACTATGGCATCAACGAGTCAAATAACAACTGGAAGTCCAGAAATTTTAGTAGAATATACAAAAAGAGCCAAACATGCATTATTAGAAACAGCATTAAATAATCCTACAGTTGATGAAACAGGTTCACATTGGTATGTGTGTCCATTTTGTAATGAAGCAACATTAGGTTCGAATAATATGATAGCACATTTTGAACAATATTTTTGCTGTTGTCCTTGTGGTTTATATTTTACAAGTGTAGATGCCTTAAATGTACATAAGGAAAGATGTGatgtatataaaagtaaaacaatggacaaagaaaaacaaatcaCAGAACCTGAATTAGTGTCTTCTCAAGATGAAgtaaatatagaagaaaaaaaacaaacaactgTAAGGCAGAAATGGACTCCAAAAGTTTGCACTCAATGTGGTAAACAGTACAGGacgaattataaattacaagaacATATGCGGAAACATACTGGTGAAAAGCCTTTTCAGTGTGTGACTTGTGAAAAAGCATTTCGTAGTAAAATTGGACTTGCACAACATGCGGCTACACATACAGGGCAATATGATTACAATTGCTCCACATGTGGTAAAGGTTTTCAATCTAAAAGTTATCTTGTTCTTCACCAAAGAGTACATTCAGATTTAAAGCCTTTTCCATGCAACACTTGTGGACAACATTTTAAAACGAAACAATCATTATTAGATCATCAAAATAGACATCTTGGGGTCAAACCATATGTATGTGAAATTTGTGGCAAAGGTTTTATAACCAAAGGACTCTGTAAAAGTCATCAAAAAATACACTCGGGTATGGATAATCGTCAGTATCCATGTGTggtatgcaataaaatgtttgttAGTAAAAGTTATCTGAACACTCATTTACGCATTCACACAGGTGAAAAGCCGTATTTGTGTGAAGTTTGTGGTAAAGGATTTTTAACAAGAGTCGATCTTAAAATTCATTCAACAATGCACACGGGAGAAAAAAGCTTTAAATGCGATATGTGCGGGAAAGTATTCGCCAGAAGGGCAGCGTTAAGGTGTCATAGGAGATTGCACACCGGAGAACGGCCTTACAGATGCGATGTATGTGGTAAAACATTCACACAGTTCACTCCTATGGCCATTCATAAAAGATTACATACCGGAGAGCGACCGTATGAATGTGATGCATGTGGCAAAACATTTGTATCGAGATCAACCATGATGTGTCATAAAAAAAAACACCATGGTACAGCACCCGTGCAAAAAGATGAACCAGTTCCTcgtcaaaatgaaataaaaaatatcttaccAGCAGAAATTGTACTCCGAGATTCCCAGGAAGGAATTCAAATTACCGCAGATTGA
- the LOC100648129 gene encoding zinc finger protein 157 isoform X3 produces the protein MAVVEEFDYLCRLCATKTGILMGLPIFEAGDQMRNIDKKIAACLPVQVSMTDQLPKVVCEECAYKLDQLFDFREKCLHTEAVFMEMLKEIAKQEIVRISKRDLEEVEEMKRIQRNIDRIQNNMENVQNHVTPQETAEPTIHTMQVIDEIDLAAGEQVVTQEEMGQQDTDIEVTGIDCLDGDTARMVDEHIREVSNHQIAMHLEGDMTVVGNLTVSGHLSQLGINYVTSINPEDQNRESIVHYCDNVKYESVPIKQEYHRLRDRLTTEDPANVLENNVPHENFAPAQPETGSDIEETRVVENETPRHTTSQTNTMASTSQITTGSPEILVEYTKRAKHALLETALNNPTVDETGSHWYVCPFCNEATLGSNNMIAHFEQYFCCCPCGLYFTSVDALNVHKERCDVYKSKTMDKEKQITEPELVSSQDEVNIEEKKQTTVRQKWTPKVCTQCGKQYRTNYKLQEHMRKHTGEKPFQCVTCEKAFRSKIGLAQHAATHTGQYDYNCSTCGKGFQSKSYLVLHQRVHSDLKPFPCNTCGQHFKTKQSLLDHQNRHLGVKPYVCEICGKGFITKGLCKSHQKIHSGEKPYLCEVCGKGFLTRVDLKIHSTMHTGEKSFKCDMCGKVFARRAALRCHRRLHTGERPYRCDVCGKTFTQFTPMAIHKRLHTGERPYECDACGKTFVSRSTMMCHKKKHHGTAPVQKDEPVPRQNEIKNILPAEIVLRDSQEGIQITAD, from the exons ATGGCCGTCGTCGAGGAATTTGATTATTTATGTCGTTTATGTGCGACCAAAACGGGTATTCTAATGGGATTACCGATCTTCGAAGCCGGCGATCAGATGCGCAACATTGACAAGAAAATAGCCGCATGTTTGCCAGTGCAG GTGTCTATGACTGATCAATTACCAAAAGTGGTATGCGAAGAGTGTGCTTATAAATTGGATCAGCTGTTTGATTTTCGTGAAAAATGTTTACATACTGAGGCAGTATTCATGGAAATGTTAAAAGAAATTGCCAAGCAAGAGATTGTTCGCATATCAAAAAGGGATttggaagaagtagaagaaatgAAGAGGATTCAGAGAAATATTGAcagaatacaaaataatatggaaaacgTACAAAATCATGTAACTCCCCAAGAAACAGCAGAGCCCACTATACATACTATGCAAGTCATAGATGAAATAGATTTGGCAGCTGGTGAACAAGTTGTTACACAAGAAGAAATGGGACAACAAGATACAGATATTGAGGTTACTGGTATCGACTGTTTAGATGGGGATACAGCTAGAATGGTGGATGAACATATACGAGAA GTTTCTAATCATCAAATAGCAATGCATTTGGAGGGTGATATGACTGTAGTTGGAAATTTAACAGTGAGTGGTCATTTGAGTCAATTAGGAATAAATTATGTTACTTCAATAAATCCTGAAGATCAAAATCGAGAATCAATTGTACATTATTGTGATAATGTAAAGTATGAATCAGTACCAATAAAACAAGAATATCATAGGTTGCGAGATAGATTAACTACAGAAGATCCTGCAAATGTACTTGAAAATAAT GTACCACATGAGAATTTTGCTCCTGCTCAACCAGAGACTGGTAGTGATATAGAAGAAACACGTGTAGTTGAAAATGAAACTCCTAGGCATACAACTTCTCAAACAAATACTATGGCATCAACGAGTCAAATAACAACTGGAAGTCCAGAAATTTTAGTAGAATATACAAAAAGAGCCAAACATGCATTATTAGAAACAGCATTAAATAATCCTACAGTTGATGAAACAGGTTCACATTGGTATGTGTGTCCATTTTGTAATGAAGCAACATTAGGTTCGAATAATATGATAGCACATTTTGAACAATATTTTTGCTGTTGTCCTTGTGGTTTATATTTTACAAGTGTAGATGCCTTAAATGTACATAAGGAAAGATGTGatgtatataaaagtaaaacaatggacaaagaaaaacaaatcaCAGAACCTGAATTAGTGTCTTCTCAAGATGAAgtaaatatagaagaaaaaaaacaaacaactgTAAGGCAGAAATGGACTCCAAAAGTTTGCACTCAATGTGGTAAACAGTACAGGacgaattataaattacaagaacATATGCGGAAACATACTGGTGAAAAGCCTTTTCAGTGTGTGACTTGTGAAAAAGCATTTCGTAGTAAAATTGGACTTGCACAACATGCGGCTACACATACAGGGCAATATGATTACAATTGCTCCACATGTGGTAAAGGTTTTCAATCTAAAAGTTATCTTGTTCTTCACCAAAGAGTACATTCAGATTTAAAGCCTTTTCCATGCAACACTTGTGGACAACATTTTAAAACGAAACAATCATTATTAGATCATCAAAATAGACATCTTGGGGTCAAACCATATGTATGTGAAATTTGTGGCAAAGGTTTTATAACCAAAGGACTCTGTAAAAGTCATCAAAAAATACACTCGG GTGAAAAGCCGTATTTGTGTGAAGTTTGTGGTAAAGGATTTTTAACAAGAGTCGATCTTAAAATTCATTCAACAATGCACACGGGAGAAAAAAGCTTTAAATGCGATATGTGCGGGAAAGTATTCGCCAGAAGGGCAGCGTTAAGGTGTCATAGGAGATTGCACACCGGAGAACGGCCTTACAGATGCGATGTATGTGGTAAAACATTCACACAGTTCACTCCTATGGCCATTCATAAAAGATTACATACCGGAGAGCGACCGTATGAATGTGATGCATGTGGCAAAACATTTGTATCGAGATCAACCATGATGTGTCATAAAAAAAAACACCATGGTACAGCACCCGTGCAAAAAGATGAACCAGTTCCTcgtcaaaatgaaataaaaaatatcttaccAGCAGAAATTGTACTCCGAGATTCCCAGGAAGGAATTCAAATTACCGCAGATTGA